In one window of Hevea brasiliensis isolate MT/VB/25A 57/8 chromosome 10, ASM3005281v1, whole genome shotgun sequence DNA:
- the LOC131169392 gene encoding uncharacterized protein LOC131169392, whose amino-acid sequence MSVDRSWMYKRLDVNGFLNPEFEVGVEYFLNFAYAQVDVASNDKIRCPCSKCKNKKYLQRIDVTYHLYKFGFVGAYTQWDAHGEGFTSEFNSILTSSTSIDDMTQPTDTNNYRSMVMEAMNFDEDMAGVRNCFMGLEQEEPNPNASSFYGLLHDADAPLWEGCNNHTRLSAVSQLLNCMSDFHISHNCFDNLLSIIKSMLLEGNLLPSNFYNTKKMMSTLGLGYQKIDVCVNNCMLYYKENSDGTSCKTCGHPRYKPRKSTMARQKNLPFKVLRYLPLIPRLQRLFMSSKTAAHMVWHAFNQHTDGTMSHPVDSEAWKHFDRTYPLFASDPRNVRLGLCTDGFNPFGQLSNPYFCWPVIIAVYNLPPWMAMKKPYMFLNMVIPGPKSPGKSLDVFLRPLIDELKMLWTEGVLTHDIHTKQNFYMKAALLWTVSDFPAYGMLSGWSTHGKLACPYCIEGSKAFVLQHSGKASFFDCHR is encoded by the coding sequence ATGTCTGTAGATCGTAGTTGGATGTATAAACGATTAGATGTCAATGGCTTCCTTAATCCTGAATTTGAGGTTGGGGTGgagtattttttaaattttgcctATGCACAAGTAGATGTTGCCTCCAATGACAAGATTCGTTGTCCTTGTTCTAAATGTAAGAACAAGAAATACCTACAAAGAATTGATGTCACCTATCACTTGTATAAATTTGGATTTGTTGGGGCATATACTCAGTGGGATGCGCATGGTGAAGGTTTCACATCTGAATTTAATTCTATACTAACTTCTAGTACTTCAATTGATGATATGACTCAACCAACTGATACAAATAATTATAGAAGTATGGTTATGGAAGCAATGAATTTTGATGAGGATATGGCTGGAGTGAGAAATTGTTTCATGGGCCTTGAACAAGAGGAACCAAATCCAAATGCTTCAAGTTTCTATGGCTTATTACATGATGCTGATGCTCCCTTATGGGAAGGTTGCAATAATCATACACGCTTATCAGCTGTATCTCAACTATTAAATTGCATGTCAGATTTCCACATTAGTCATAATTGTTTTGACAATTTATTATCAATAATAAAAAGCATGCTACTAGAAGGTAATCTCTTGCCAAGCAACTTCTACAACACGAAAAAGATGATGTCAACTCTAGGGCTTGGTTATCAAAAAATCGATGTCTGTGTCAACAATTGCATGCTATATTACAAAGAAAACAGTGATGGAACATCATGTAAAACTTGCGGTCACCCTCGGTATAAGCCAAGGAAATCAACTATGGCTCGACAAAAAAATCTACCATTTAAAGTGTTACGTTACTTGCCTTTGATTCCTAGGCTTCAAAGATTGTTTATGTCATCCAAAACAGCAGCACACATGGTATGGCATGCTTTTAACCAACATACCGATGGGACTATGTCACATCCTGTTGATAGTGAGGCATGGAAGCACTTCGATCGCACTTATCCTTTGTTTGCATCTGACCCTAGGAATGTTCGTCTTGGATTATGCACTGATGGATTCAATCCCTTTGGGCAACTTTCTAATCCTTACTTTTGTTGGCCAGTAATAATTGCTGTGTATAACTTACCTCCTTGGATGGCCATGAAAAAACCTTATATGTTCTTGAATATGGTGATTCCGGGTCCTAAAAGCCCTGGCAAGAGTTTGGATGTGTTCTTGAGGCCTTTGATTGATGAGTTGAAAATGTTATGGACTGAAGGAGTTTTGACTCATGATATTCATACTAAGCAGAACTTTTATATGAAAGCAGCACTTTTATGGACAGTAAGCGATTTTCCTGCATATGGTATGTTATCCGGATGGAGCACACATGGAAAATTGGCTTGTCCGTATTGCATAGAAGGTAGTAAAGCTTTTGTTCTTCAACACAGTGGGAAAGCATCATTCTTTGATTGTCATCGCTAA